Proteins encoded by one window of Phosphitispora fastidiosa:
- a CDS encoding general stress protein, which translates to MRRTITGVFRSVTQAERAIDEIELQGYANNQISVVLKKTSEHGENHTGESLIDPTAGSLHDFNSVLVQADTIDLPEVGTVSAGGPLAGALVQGDKSLAESLTYYGVSGEYAAQLENFVSDGFFLTVIETNNSKASEVSNLLNKFGAHMVQKWSKTIDKPLRPWN; encoded by the coding sequence GAACGGGCTATTGATGAAATTGAATTACAGGGATATGCCAATAACCAAATCTCCGTTGTCTTAAAGAAAACCTCCGAACATGGTGAAAACCATACCGGTGAAAGCTTGATTGATCCCACTGCCGGGTCCCTGCATGACTTCAACAGTGTTTTGGTCCAGGCAGATACAATTGACCTCCCGGAAGTGGGTACTGTTTCTGCCGGAGGACCACTGGCCGGCGCACTGGTTCAGGGTGACAAGTCTCTGGCAGAATCCCTGACTTATTACGGCGTTTCCGGTGAATATGCAGCCCAACTGGAGAACTTTGTTAGTGATGGCTTTTTCCTTACCGTAATCGAAACAAACAACAGTAAAGCAAGTGAAGTGTCCAATCTGCTTAACAAGTTCGGAGCCCATATGGTCCAGAAATGGAGTAAAACGATTGACAAACCCTTAAGACCATGGAATTAA
- a CDS encoding DUF2179 domain-containing protein: MEWLLPAVGAYLFIFFARVIDMTLDVLRMLMLMRDRRILASFIGFCEVTVFVLALNQVLAGGLDDIGKVIAYAGGFATGNYIGSLIENRLAIGFVSLQVFPQPCQCELIAESLRSRGFGVTLVEGEGRHGKRTILFAALKRKDLKLAVRILDEVSPNVFFTVSDAKNIHGGTFPIKRKGY; this comes from the coding sequence ATGGAATGGCTGCTGCCTGCTGTCGGAGCATATCTGTTCATATTCTTTGCCCGTGTTATTGACATGACCCTGGATGTTTTAAGAATGTTGATGCTTATGCGTGACCGCCGTATCCTGGCATCATTTATAGGCTTTTGTGAAGTCACCGTTTTTGTCCTGGCTCTGAACCAGGTGCTGGCCGGTGGATTAGACGATATCGGTAAAGTAATTGCATATGCGGGCGGGTTCGCCACCGGTAATTACATCGGCAGCCTTATAGAAAACAGGCTTGCTATTGGGTTTGTTTCCCTTCAGGTCTTCCCTCAGCCCTGCCAATGTGAGCTCATTGCAGAAAGCCTCAGAAGCCGCGGTTTTGGGGTAACCCTGGTGGAGGGCGAAGGTCGTCACGGCAAACGGACCATTCTGTTTGCCGCTCTAAAGCGGAAGGATCTCAAACTCGCTGTTAGAATTCTTGACGAGGTATCACCTAATGTGTTTTTCACAGTCTCCGATGCCAAAAATATCCACGGCGGCACTTTCCCAATTAAGCGAAAGGGTTACTGA
- a CDS encoding chemotaxis protein CheX, which translates to MKAEIINPFLSSAREILEMETGLTGIRGELSLASSKWTTQEITVIINIIGDVKGTFLIGMTINTAMELVGIMLGETIAGFSHMVISGIAEMANIIAGRALTKLEELGHNSDITPPMLIYGQKASISTLNRKRIQIPLKTDIGLIEISIALEG; encoded by the coding sequence TTGAAAGCAGAGATTATAAATCCATTCCTTAGTTCAGCGAGAGAAATATTAGAAATGGAAACGGGTTTGACAGGAATAAGGGGGGAACTGTCCCTGGCTTCTTCCAAATGGACTACTCAGGAAATAACTGTAATTATAAACATAATTGGTGATGTTAAAGGAACGTTTCTGATCGGGATGACGATTAACACCGCAATGGAACTCGTTGGGATAATGCTGGGGGAAACAATTGCCGGTTTCAGCCATATGGTTATCAGCGGAATTGCCGAGATGGCTAACATTATTGCCGGAAGGGCGCTGACCAAGCTTGAGGAACTAGGCCATAACTCAGATATTACCCCTCCGATGCTGATATATGGGCAGAAGGCCAGCATTTCCACACTAAACCGGAAAAGAATCCAGATACCTCTCAAAACTGATATTGGGCTAATCGAAATAAGTATTGCTCTTGAAGGGTGA
- a CDS encoding NAD+ synthase, which translates to MKVVIAQVNPIVGDIEGNIRKLTETLGSLDKERPDLIVFPELYLVGYPPRDLLERQWFIERTEQAVVRIKKLSMEYPETGILLGAPTRSSRKTGKALHNSALLICNGETLFSYHKSLLPTYDVFDEARYFEPEFEVETVSFKGEILGISVCEDAWNVQDMWSIRNYGYDPVEELVKKGATLLINISASPFQVGKEELRFRIISNHARRHGVPFLYVNQVGANDELVFDGRSICVDKNGVPVKVLAAFEEELAFVETGISGSPGLYTPLDRTGSIYNALVTGIADYMRKCGFQKAILGLSGGIDSAVVCCLAAAAVGNENVLGISMPSPYSSTGSVEDSRKLAENLGIEFKVIPISGIYSSYLGSFEEHFRDQEPDIAEENIQARIRGSIVMAFSNKFGYLLLSTGNKSEMSVGYCTLYGDMSGGLSPISDVPKTMVYELARYINRERELIPEETITKPPSAELKPDQLDQDTLPAYDILDGILHYYVDEGYGAEDIIKKGYESETVYWVIRNVNRNEYKRKQAAPGLKVTTKAFGIGRRMPIAAKYQS; encoded by the coding sequence ATGAAGGTAGTCATAGCACAGGTTAATCCAATTGTAGGTGATATTGAGGGAAACATCAGGAAATTGACTGAAACCCTCGGCAGCCTTGATAAGGAACGACCTGATCTGATTGTGTTTCCGGAGCTGTACCTGGTTGGCTATCCTCCCCGCGACCTCTTGGAAAGACAGTGGTTCATTGAAAGGACTGAGCAGGCAGTTGTCAGGATAAAGAAATTATCAATGGAATACCCGGAGACGGGGATTTTGCTGGGGGCTCCGACGCGCAGCAGCAGAAAAACAGGGAAGGCGCTGCATAACTCGGCATTATTGATTTGCAATGGAGAGACTCTGTTCAGTTATCACAAATCGCTCCTCCCGACCTATGATGTATTTGATGAAGCCAGATATTTTGAACCGGAGTTTGAAGTGGAAACAGTCAGCTTTAAGGGAGAGATACTGGGGATTTCGGTATGTGAGGACGCCTGGAATGTGCAGGATATGTGGAGTATCAGGAATTACGGATACGACCCGGTAGAGGAGCTTGTCAAAAAGGGGGCTACCCTGCTGATTAATATTTCGGCTTCGCCGTTTCAGGTGGGCAAAGAAGAGCTGCGTTTCCGGATTATCAGTAACCATGCACGTAGACACGGTGTGCCGTTCCTGTATGTTAATCAGGTGGGAGCCAATGATGAGCTGGTTTTTGACGGCAGAAGCATATGTGTTGATAAAAATGGTGTGCCTGTTAAAGTTCTGGCTGCTTTTGAAGAAGAACTGGCGTTTGTGGAGACCGGGATATCAGGAAGTCCCGGACTTTATACACCACTGGACAGGACAGGCTCCATATATAACGCTTTAGTTACCGGAATCGCGGATTATATGAGGAAATGCGGGTTTCAAAAGGCAATCCTGGGGCTGTCAGGGGGAATTGATTCTGCCGTGGTCTGCTGCCTGGCTGCAGCTGCAGTGGGGAATGAAAATGTGTTAGGGATATCGATGCCGTCACCATATTCCTCCACAGGCAGTGTGGAAGATTCCAGAAAGCTGGCTGAAAACCTTGGCATTGAGTTTAAGGTGATTCCTATTTCCGGCATTTATTCTTCATACCTGGGGTCTTTTGAGGAGCATTTTCGCGATCAGGAACCTGATATTGCTGAAGAGAACATCCAGGCCCGCATTCGCGGCAGTATTGTGATGGCCTTTTCCAATAAGTTTGGCTACCTGCTGTTGTCAACAGGTAATAAGAGTGAAATGTCAGTAGGTTATTGTACCCTTTATGGTGATATGAGCGGCGGTCTGAGTCCCATTTCAGATGTTCCCAAGACAATGGTTTATGAACTGGCAAGGTACATTAACCGGGAAAGGGAACTAATCCCGGAGGAGACCATTACCAAACCGCCATCAGCTGAATTAAAGCCTGACCAGTTGGACCAGGATACCCTGCCGGCATATGATATCCTTGACGGGATTCTGCATTACTATGTTGATGAAGGCTATGGTGCCGAAGATATTATTAAAAAAGGCTATGAGAGCGAAACGGTGTATTGGGTAATTCGCAATGTGAACAGAAACGAATATAAAAGAAAACAGGCTGCACCCGGCTTAAAAGTAACCACAAAGGCATTTGGAATTGGCAGGAGGATGCCTATTGCAGCAAAGTACCAAAGTTAG
- a CDS encoding pseudouridine synthase, with the protein MERLQKYLAHAGIASRRFCEELISQGKVKVNGKTVTEMGVKIDPESDRIEVRGKLIGKPEEKVYILLNKPKGYVTTVRDPQGRPKVTDLLTGVEQRVYPVGRLDFDTEGLLILTNDGDITYGLTHPKHELGKTYVATVKGVPDKDKLKRFGKGLRLADGVTAPAKVRLLNKKGSNGVLEITIYEGRNRQIRRMCETIGHPVLELKRVSVDFLRLEGLEKGKFRYLNQEEISKLKNLIE; encoded by the coding sequence GTGGAACGTTTACAGAAATACCTTGCTCATGCAGGTATCGCTTCCAGGAGGTTTTGTGAGGAACTGATATCACAGGGAAAGGTTAAGGTTAATGGGAAAACAGTGACAGAAATGGGTGTGAAAATAGATCCGGAAAGTGACAGGATTGAGGTCAGGGGTAAATTAATCGGGAAGCCTGAAGAAAAGGTATATATTTTGCTGAATAAACCTAAGGGATATGTTACCACAGTGAGAGACCCACAGGGGCGGCCTAAGGTTACCGACCTTTTGACAGGTGTGGAGCAGAGGGTCTATCCTGTTGGCAGGCTTGACTTTGATACTGAAGGACTGCTTATTCTGACTAATGATGGAGATATTACCTATGGGCTGACCCATCCCAAACATGAACTGGGCAAGACCTATGTAGCTACGGTAAAAGGTGTTCCGGACAAGGACAAGCTGAAACGGTTCGGCAAGGGACTGCGCTTGGCAGATGGGGTGACTGCACCGGCAAAAGTGCGGCTGCTCAATAAAAAAGGGAGTAACGGTGTTCTGGAAATTACCATTTATGAAGGACGTAACCGGCAAATAAGAAGGATGTGTGAAACCATCGGGCATCCGGTTCTGGAACTAAAGCGGGTTTCCGTGGATTTTCTCAGGCTTGAGGGACTGGAAAAGGGGAAATTCCGATACCTCAATCAAGAGGAGATCAGTAAACTGAAAAACCTGATCGAGTAG
- a CDS encoding spore maturation protein: MFIHMVTLAAKWAIPVVLFVITVFALTRKVNVYEAFVQGAQEGFATAVKTIPFLVAMFVAISVFRSSGAMDLFVKLVSPVTETLGIPAEVLPLGIMRPLSGGGALGITAELIKTYGPDSFIGRLASTLQGSTDTTFFVLTLYFGSVGVIRYRYAVFSGLSADITGFIASVIVCNIVFR, translated from the coding sequence ATGTTTATACATATGGTTACCCTAGCAGCAAAATGGGCGATTCCAGTGGTCCTTTTTGTGATAACTGTTTTCGCTCTGACAAGAAAGGTAAATGTTTATGAAGCATTTGTCCAGGGCGCCCAGGAGGGCTTCGCAACCGCGGTGAAGACAATTCCTTTTCTGGTAGCCATGTTTGTGGCCATAAGCGTATTCAGGTCATCAGGAGCCATGGACCTGTTTGTCAAATTAGTTTCACCGGTAACAGAAACCCTGGGCATTCCTGCTGAAGTGCTGCCCCTGGGAATCATGAGGCCGCTTTCAGGAGGCGGGGCGCTTGGGATTACGGCAGAACTCATCAAAACTTACGGCCCCGACAGTTTTATCGGGAGGCTGGCGTCAACACTGCAGGGCAGTACTGATACAACTTTTTTTGTATTGACACTCTATTTCGGGTCAGTTGGGGTTATTAGGTACAGGTATGCGGTATTTTCCGGCCTGTCAGCAGATATTACCGGATTTATAGCCTCGGTGATAGTTTGCAATATTGTGTTCAGGTAG
- a CDS encoding nucleoside recognition domain-containing protein, which translates to MVNIIWAAMLLTGIMVAAVNGNIEAVTTAALKGAQWAVDFALGLIAIMTFWLGIMKVAEEAGMVRILGTIVEPVTRFLFPTVPRDHPAMGAIIMNLSANVLGLGNAATPMGLIAMKELQKLNKSEPESASEAMCTFLALNTSCITLIPATIIGIRIQAGSLNPTEIVGTTIFATSCAMFVAIVVDRILRALYRRRTWR; encoded by the coding sequence ATGGTCAATATAATCTGGGCCGCCATGCTGCTAACCGGCATTATGGTGGCTGCCGTCAATGGAAACATCGAAGCTGTAACCACTGCAGCCTTGAAGGGGGCGCAGTGGGCGGTTGATTTTGCCCTGGGTTTGATTGCTATTATGACGTTTTGGCTGGGTATTATGAAGGTAGCTGAAGAAGCCGGAATGGTTAGAATCCTTGGCACTATAGTTGAACCGGTCACCAGGTTCCTTTTCCCGACAGTGCCCAGGGACCACCCGGCAATGGGAGCGATAATCATGAACCTCAGTGCAAATGTACTTGGGTTGGGTAATGCGGCGACTCCCATGGGTTTGATAGCTATGAAGGAACTGCAGAAGCTGAATAAGTCTGAGCCTGAGTCCGCCAGTGAAGCCATGTGTACGTTTCTGGCTTTGAACACCTCATGCATAACCTTGATTCCGGCCACTATTATCGGGATTAGGATTCAGGCCGGGTCGCTAAACCCGACAGAGATAGTCGGGACAACGATTTTTGCCACATCCTGTGCAATGTTTGTGGCTATTGTTGTTGACAGGATTTTAAGAGCTTTATACAGGCGCAGAACATGGAGGTAG
- a CDS encoding FAD-dependent oxidoreductase, which translates to MKVVVVGGGWAGCASAYFASKAGAEVILVEKTDLLLGTGLVGGIMRNNGRYTAAEEAIALGGGDIFKVIETVTRHRDIDFPGHRHALLYDVQRIERVVRRCLEEQGVKILCRNLIKGVAVHDRGIEHVVTSADEVIAGDVFIDATGTAGPMNNCIKHGTGCAMCILRCPSFGSRVSLTALAGVNEIKAGEGTQQFEAMSGSCKLDKKSLRKSLVKELDHNGVVIIPLPEKYHKKDSLRRKACQQYAMEEYVTNLIILDTGHAKLMTPFFPIESLRELEGFREARYADPYSGGQGNSVRFMAMAPCDDYLRVNGINNLFCAGEKTGPLVGHTEAIITGMLAGDNAARLGKGMTMRVLPTELALGDIISFMHKEIKTEEGLQRKYTFSGSVYFERMIKKGLYTTDRKAVREKVRKLGLNGYFQ; encoded by the coding sequence GTGAAGGTTGTTGTCGTCGGAGGAGGCTGGGCCGGGTGTGCTTCTGCCTATTTTGCATCAAAGGCAGGAGCAGAAGTAATCCTGGTAGAAAAAACCGACCTTTTACTTGGAACAGGCCTGGTTGGCGGAATCATGAGAAACAACGGGCGCTATACAGCGGCAGAGGAAGCAATAGCCCTTGGTGGAGGAGATATCTTTAAAGTTATTGAAACGGTAACCCGGCACCGGGACATAGATTTTCCTGGTCACAGGCATGCCCTGCTGTATGATGTACAGCGAATTGAGCGGGTAGTCCGCAGATGCCTGGAAGAGCAGGGGGTTAAAATATTATGCAGAAACCTGATCAAAGGTGTAGCTGTACATGACCGGGGAATAGAACATGTAGTCACTTCAGCAGATGAAGTAATTGCAGGTGATGTCTTTATTGATGCAACCGGGACAGCCGGACCAATGAATAATTGTATTAAACACGGTACAGGTTGTGCCATGTGTATCCTTCGCTGCCCTTCTTTTGGTTCCAGGGTGAGCCTGACAGCTTTGGCAGGAGTTAACGAAATTAAAGCAGGAGAAGGTACACAACAGTTCGAAGCTATGAGCGGTTCCTGCAAGCTTGACAAAAAATCCCTCAGAAAGAGCCTGGTCAAAGAACTTGACCACAATGGTGTTGTCATTATTCCGCTTCCGGAAAAGTACCACAAAAAAGATTCCCTGCGCAGAAAAGCCTGCCAACAGTATGCTATGGAAGAATATGTGACAAACCTGATAATTTTGGACACAGGACATGCCAAACTGATGACTCCTTTTTTCCCAATCGAAAGTTTAAGAGAATTAGAGGGCTTTAGGGAAGCCAGATATGCAGATCCATATTCGGGAGGACAGGGCAATTCCGTTAGGTTTATGGCTATGGCTCCCTGTGATGACTACCTCAGGGTGAATGGCATAAACAATCTCTTTTGTGCCGGGGAAAAAACAGGCCCTTTGGTAGGGCATACCGAAGCTATTATTACCGGAATGCTGGCAGGAGACAATGCCGCAAGGCTGGGAAAAGGCATGACTATGCGGGTTTTACCCACAGAACTTGCTCTGGGAGATATCATCTCTTTTATGCACAAGGAAATAAAAACAGAAGAAGGCCTGCAGCGCAAATATACCTTCTCTGGGTCCGTGTATTTTGAACGTATGATAAAAAAAGGCCTTTACACAACTGACCGGAAGGCAGTCCGGGAAAAAGTCAGGAAATTGGGGCTAAACGGATATTTTCAATAG
- the dcm gene encoding DNA (cytosine-5-)-methyltransferase: MISFIDLFAGIGGIRLGFENACNTFGIETKCVLSSEIDTKACETYELNFGEYPSGDIYQINEIPRFDFLLAGFPCQPFSYAGKQQGFGDTRGTLFFEIERILSTHKPTAFLLENVRGLVTHDKGRTFKTILTNLENLGYGVDYLLLNSCNFKIPQNRVRLYIVGILGKKPRLTLQSDLGSADSHIFKSSNTQLDLFKEHEFQLVRDILETTPGEQYMCSDDFVRKLSKVVGTNYESLHGYRLIDYRGGSSIHSWELGIKGDCTSEEIEFMNSLIANRRKKKFGTHQDGKKLTLEQIKTFFDKPHLLDTIQSLVDKGYLQKDDDKYNPVCGNMSFEVFKFLDPDSISITLTSSDANRLGIVQNNLVRRITPRECARLQGFPDRYICHPNDTYAYKQFGNSVTVPVVEAVLKDLLDNNQESLGFTQLDEACG; the protein is encoded by the coding sequence ATGATTAGCTTTATCGACTTATTTGCTGGGATAGGTGGTATTCGTTTAGGATTTGAAAACGCTTGTAACACATTCGGGATTGAAACCAAATGCGTTTTATCAAGTGAAATAGATACTAAGGCATGTGAAACATATGAGTTGAACTTTGGTGAGTATCCTTCAGGAGATATTTACCAGATAAATGAGATTCCTCGTTTCGATTTCCTTTTAGCTGGTTTCCCATGCCAACCATTTTCTTACGCTGGAAAACAGCAAGGTTTTGGTGATACGAGAGGTACTTTATTTTTTGAAATAGAAAGAATTTTAAGTACTCACAAACCAACCGCATTTTTATTGGAAAACGTTCGTGGTTTGGTTACACATGATAAGGGAAGAACATTCAAGACTATACTTACAAACTTGGAGAATCTAGGCTACGGTGTAGACTACTTATTACTTAATAGCTGTAATTTTAAAATTCCTCAGAATCGGGTGAGATTGTACATTGTTGGTATCTTAGGTAAAAAACCACGATTGACATTGCAATCTGATTTAGGTTCGGCTGATTCACATATATTTAAGAGTAGCAATACACAATTAGACTTGTTTAAAGAACATGAGTTTCAGTTAGTTAGAGATATATTGGAAACAACACCAGGTGAACAATATATGTGTTCCGATGATTTTGTAAGAAAATTATCCAAAGTTGTAGGGACTAATTACGAATCACTTCACGGTTATCGTTTAATAGACTATAGAGGTGGCAGTTCAATTCACTCTTGGGAACTTGGTATTAAAGGAGATTGTACTTCAGAAGAAATTGAGTTTATGAATAGTTTAATTGCTAACCGTAGAAAGAAAAAATTCGGTACTCACCAAGATGGAAAGAAACTAACTCTTGAACAAATCAAAACCTTTTTCGATAAGCCTCATTTGTTAGATACCATTCAATCACTTGTCGATAAAGGATACCTGCAAAAAGACGATGATAAGTATAATCCTGTCTGTGGTAATATGTCATTCGAAGTCTTTAAATTCTTAGACCCTGATAGTATTTCAATTACTTTAACCTCTAGCGATGCTAACAGACTTGGTATAGTACAGAATAATTTAGTTAGGCGAATTACTCCAAGGGAGTGTGCAAGGTTACAAGGCTTCCCTGACAGATATATTTGCCATCCAAACGATACTTATGCTTACAAGCAATTTGGAAATTCTGTAACAGTTCCTGTAGTAGAGGCTGTTTTAAAAGATTTATTAGACAATAATCAAGAGTCTTTAGGTTTTACACAATTAGACGAAGCTTGTGGATAA
- the ytfJ gene encoding GerW family sporulation protein, with translation MSDHPIEGLMKTAMESIKEMVDVNTIVGDPVETPDGSVIIPVSRVACGFAAGGGEFEGAAGQQENGGGGGGGQQGSGTAMPFGGGSGAGVSVQPVGFLVVGQGQIRLMPVDGNAVVDRIIDVAPQMVSQLQSMFRREHRHHEHHDEC, from the coding sequence ATGAGCGATCATCCGATAGAAGGGCTAATGAAAACAGCAATGGAAAGTATTAAGGAAATGGTTGATGTGAATACAATTGTAGGCGATCCGGTGGAAACTCCTGACGGCAGTGTAATCATACCAGTGTCCAGAGTAGCCTGTGGATTTGCTGCGGGCGGCGGTGAGTTTGAAGGGGCCGCAGGGCAGCAGGAGAACGGCGGTGGCGGTGGCGGTGGTCAACAGGGCAGCGGTACAGCAATGCCGTTCGGCGGAGGCAGCGGAGCAGGTGTGTCTGTTCAGCCGGTTGGTTTTCTGGTAGTGGGACAGGGACAGATACGGTTGATGCCTGTTGATGGTAATGCCGTGGTTGACCGGATAATTGATGTTGCCCCACAGATGGTGTCACAGCTGCAGAGTATGTTCCGCAGAGAGCATCGACACCATGAACACCATGACGAATGTTAA
- a CDS encoding DUF2953 domain-containing protein codes for MSGFIIFAGVMLIIMAAALFIQVRFEIYFVRQGTNDHLRAEVSLFRGLIRYKAEIPIAEIDINRFKPLVKVKTDAEGVSPPVGQKAKVLKFPLSELLHRLPSYIRLGLKYLKRYRKALKGLLKSIRFRHLSWKTEIGLGDPANTGIATGFLWAAKGLIYGVVSRNVGTVDSPPIISIIPCYQHTCLRLEFHCIFDLRIGNIIIAGLKFVKYRFIS; via the coding sequence ATGTCCGGTTTTATCATTTTCGCGGGGGTTATGCTGATTATAATGGCAGCTGCACTTTTTATTCAAGTGCGGTTTGAAATTTATTTTGTGCGCCAGGGGACTAATGACCATTTAAGGGCAGAAGTATCACTGTTCAGGGGGCTTATTCGATATAAAGCAGAAATACCGATAGCAGAAATTGATATTAACCGTTTTAAACCACTGGTAAAGGTGAAAACAGATGCAGAAGGTGTCTCACCTCCTGTCGGACAAAAGGCAAAGGTTCTGAAATTCCCATTGTCAGAGCTGCTGCATCGTCTGCCAAGTTATATCAGACTGGGACTTAAGTATCTGAAACGTTATCGGAAAGCCTTAAAAGGCCTCCTCAAGTCAATCAGATTCCGTCATTTGAGCTGGAAGACTGAAATAGGCCTGGGAGACCCGGCAAATACCGGGATTGCCACAGGCTTTCTCTGGGCTGCCAAGGGTTTGATATACGGTGTTGTCAGCAGGAATGTCGGGACAGTTGACAGTCCTCCCATAATATCCATAATCCCATGTTATCAGCACACCTGTCTGAGACTAGAATTTCATTGCATATTTGATTTGCGAATAGGCAATATTATTATTGCAGGACTAAAATTTGTAAAATACAGATTTATTTCATAA
- a CDS encoding helix-turn-helix domain-containing protein codes for MYNRVKRVMNQIPAELLEGIQVCYSERIVLVMPFKKSGNRESLGIQPDADHEIMAEMISFPSDMSPNDVRDVMCDGITKVSSCHQDKLKNCRPNLIVIMVEDVFLKDVCSSVYPEYLVQPIAASVNLDGSIINQINLFLEEYENPRSGSEYVLRSLNYQIVVSLLRNINGTRGEVEVKKRPAKTNPKKRLEKENITRAIKYLQKHVTGNFSLKQVSKVANLSPFHFIRVFKAYTGKTPYDYFLDIKVGRARELLIRENKSVTEVCYLCGFNNLSHFTALFKKRVGLSPSVYRKNLHNRL; via the coding sequence ATGTATAACCGGGTTAAAAGGGTAATGAATCAAATACCTGCAGAACTTTTGGAAGGCATACAGGTGTGTTACAGTGAACGAATTGTTTTAGTGATGCCATTTAAAAAGAGTGGTAACCGCGAGAGCTTAGGAATACAGCCTGATGCTGACCATGAGATAATGGCCGAGATGATTAGTTTTCCATCAGATATGTCCCCAAATGATGTCAGGGATGTAATGTGTGACGGAATAACAAAAGTGTCCAGCTGTCATCAGGATAAATTGAAAAACTGCAGGCCAAATTTGATAGTGATCATGGTAGAAGATGTTTTTTTGAAAGATGTCTGCTCTTCAGTCTATCCGGAATACTTGGTTCAGCCTATAGCAGCCTCGGTAAATCTGGATGGCAGCATCATAAACCAGATAAACCTGTTTCTTGAAGAATACGAAAACCCCCGGTCAGGAAGTGAATATGTTTTAAGAAGCCTCAATTACCAGATTGTAGTCAGTTTGCTCCGCAACATTAACGGCACCAGGGGGGAAGTTGAGGTTAAAAAAAGACCTGCTAAGACTAATCCCAAAAAACGCTTAGAGAAAGAAAACATTACCAGGGCCATAAAATACCTGCAGAAGCATGTTACCGGAAACTTTTCCCTGAAACAGGTATCTAAGGTGGCCAATTTAAGTCCTTTTCACTTTATCCGCGTTTTTAAGGCTTATACCGGGAAAACTCCTTATGACTATTTCCTTGATATTAAAGTTGGCAGAGCCAGAGAGTTATTAATCAGGGAAAACAAGTCGGTCACAGAGGTGTGTTACCTTTGCGGTTTTAACAACCTCAGTCATTTTACGGCACTGTTTAAAAAAAGAGTGGGCCTGTCGCCTTCGGTATACAGAAAGAACCTTCATAACAGATTATAG
- a CDS encoding copper amine oxidase N-terminal domain-containing protein gives MKKKVALILMLTAVLCLVFGAAAYAETKTVVLRIGDPNMSVNGLTQEIDPARGTKPVIVNGRTLLPIRALVENMGATIAWNGDTRQVTITTATKTILMTIDYNQASVKDMTSATADWVVKTLDVPPTIINSRTMMPVRFITEELGAQVGWDAATQTVTITFTSGAIDQMSWTGTWDAGDSGMFIFNQSGNNVATVQDNDEYGRITGTVSGNVLTGKWFIDVGNQGDIVFTMSEDGKTFVGDWKYNYPGFEVDPEDENQGWWKNYILGQRN, from the coding sequence GTGAAAAAAAAGGTTGCTTTGATTCTGATGCTGACAGCAGTGCTGTGCCTGGTCTTTGGCGCTGCGGCCTATGCTGAGACCAAGACAGTTGTACTCAGGATAGGTGATCCCAACATGAGTGTTAATGGCTTGACACAGGAAATTGATCCGGCAAGGGGTACCAAGCCCGTGATTGTAAATGGCCGGACCCTGCTGCCTATCAGGGCTCTGGTGGAAAATATGGGGGCCACTATAGCGTGGAATGGCGATACTCGTCAGGTAACCATTACCACAGCCACAAAGACTATTCTGATGACTATCGACTATAATCAGGCCAGTGTCAAGGACATGACTTCAGCCACTGCTGACTGGGTTGTGAAGACACTGGACGTTCCCCCGACAATCATCAACAGCAGGACTATGATGCCGGTCCGGTTTATAACCGAGGAACTGGGCGCTCAGGTGGGCTGGGATGCCGCCACACAAACAGTAACTATCACCTTTACCAGTGGGGCAATTGACCAAATGAGTTGGACAGGGACATGGGACGCCGGCGATAGCGGAATGTTTATTTTTAATCAGTCGGGAAATAATGTAGCCACTGTCCAGGATAACGACGAATATGGTAGAATTACCGGTACTGTGTCCGGAAATGTGCTCACCGGCAAATGGTTTATCGATGTCGGCAATCAGGGAGATATAGTGTTTACTATGTCGGAAGACGGGAAAACCTTTGTAGGTGACTGGAAGTACAACTATCCCGGATTTGAAGTAGACCCTGAAGACGAGAATCAGGGATGGTGGAAAAATTATATTTTGGGTCAGCGAAACTAG